The Methanococcus maripaludis genome has a window encoding:
- the larB gene encoding nickel pincer cofactor biosynthesis protein LarB → MKDILEKFKTGNLSLEEAEKKLKLNYFDELGGFCKLDTNRKLRTGIPEVIYAEGKRCEDVAKILKELAFKNNIALATRVNDTEELKKYFKDETDLILEINELGRTAVLKKQGFEVEKTEKIGILAAGTSDIPIAEEAAESAKIMGCEVIKNYDVGIAGIHRLFTPVKNMIEEDVCCIIAVAGMEGALPSVISSLVDIPVIGVPTSVGYGYKLTPLLTMLHSCSPGLVVVNIDNGFGAGVFAGLIASNISKRIKRG, encoded by the coding sequence ATGAAAGATATCCTCGAAAAATTTAAAACCGGAAATTTAAGTTTGGAAGAAGCCGAAAAAAAATTAAAATTAAATTATTTTGATGAATTAGGCGGCTTTTGTAAACTTGATACCAACAGAAAACTCAGAACCGGGATTCCAGAAGTAATTTATGCTGAAGGAAAACGTTGTGAGGATGTAGCTAAAATTTTAAAAGAACTAGCTTTTAAAAATAACATTGCTCTTGCAACGAGAGTAAATGACACTGAAGAACTTAAAAAATATTTTAAAGACGAAACTGATCTAATTCTAGAAATAAACGAGCTTGGAAGAACTGCTGTTTTAAAAAAACAAGGATTTGAAGTTGAAAAAACTGAAAAAATCGGGATACTTGCAGCAGGAACTTCAGATATTCCCATAGCCGAAGAAGCAGCCGAATCTGCAAAAATAATGGGCTGTGAAGTAATAAAAAATTACGATGTAGGAATTGCAGGAATACACAGGTTATTTACTCCAGTCAAAAACATGATTGAAGAAGATGTATGTTGCATTATCGCTGTTGCAGGTATGGAAGGAGCACTTCCATCAGTAATTTCATCTCTTGTCGATATTCCAGTAATTGGCGTCCCCACCTCTGTTGGTTACGGTTATAAACTGACACCCCTACTTACAATGCTTCATTCATGCAGTCCTGGACTTGTGGTTGTAAATATCGATAATGGGTTTGGAGCCGGCGTTTTCGCAGGACTTATTGCTTCAAATATCTCGAAAAGAATTAAAAGGGGATAA
- a CDS encoding DUF2226 domain-containing protein: MDIIEGKFVKMGSNYKELFDELPDDFLGHIRLSLKSNGQFKESHLFLKDKKIIAGYSEYEGEFFGNDAILNAMKMADLGAIVDIFSYTDSMLSMMQNSDAKLFSTEKPVKKSVVEKKKVMIANDTRISVPEGSPIKLGASGDFEKYFGRYTLVELFKKSDGNYLRGYITYDGRSPIAAVYQAENKLTFGDIAFEIINRLVEEDDNAAIDVYEYSKSKLDYFVEEYPESVLSNKISEPVKTEKKAEVPNYVPKVEEIEIEEDLDEGEAVEVEEEISREELMKKLGLRTPDDEMIEDLLEEIFEPSKTEINAIESELLEKINKYLEESTNALQFDSELSIEYSDEGEFIAKCFINTTSDGEYGVKSAVDPKIIKKDITNIFDSYVIDIIPEITIINQKSEKPEPNYSVNKYEIDLEKELNKIKTKHSEKKKTESEQLKEKIERGIYEYLENVNDISEFEVHMSLNQDNGNKCKCSIVVVPKKLLGFIKGSLNTDKIKKEISEILTMNNVEIEFLNITVEKFTTSYSKYR, from the coding sequence ATGGACATTATTGAAGGAAAATTTGTGAAAATGGGATCGAATTATAAAGAACTTTTTGATGAACTTCCGGATGATTTTTTAGGGCATATTCGACTCTCTTTGAAAAGTAACGGACAATTTAAAGAAAGCCATCTTTTTTTAAAGGATAAGAAAATTATTGCTGGATATTCTGAATACGAAGGGGAATTTTTCGGGAATGATGCTATTTTAAACGCCATGAAAATGGCAGATCTTGGTGCTATTGTTGATATTTTTTCATATACTGATTCCATGTTATCCATGATGCAAAATTCAGATGCAAAATTATTTTCTACAGAAAAACCCGTTAAAAAAAGCGTTGTAGAAAAAAAGAAAGTAATGATTGCAAACGATACAAGAATATCAGTTCCAGAAGGTAGTCCAATAAAATTGGGAGCTTCTGGCGATTTTGAAAAATATTTTGGAAGATATACACTTGTAGAACTCTTCAAAAAGAGTGATGGAAACTATCTAAGGGGGTATATTACATACGATGGACGTTCCCCGATTGCTGCAGTTTATCAGGCGGAAAATAAATTAACTTTTGGAGACATTGCCTTTGAAATTATTAATCGTCTTGTTGAAGAAGATGACAATGCTGCAATTGATGTTTATGAATACAGCAAATCGAAATTGGATTATTTTGTTGAAGAATACCCTGAATCAGTACTTTCAAACAAAATATCAGAACCTGTAAAAACTGAGAAAAAAGCAGAAGTTCCAAATTATGTTCCAAAAGTTGAAGAAATTGAAATTGAAGAAGATCTTGATGAAGGAGAGGCCGTAGAAGTTGAAGAAGAGATTTCAAGAGAAGAATTGATGAAAAAATTAGGTTTAAGGACTCCTGATGATGAAATGATTGAAGATCTTCTTGAAGAGATCTTTGAACCGTCGAAAACAGAAATAAATGCAATAGAAAGCGAACTTTTGGAAAAAATAAACAAGTATCTTGAAGAAAGTACCAATGCCTTACAATTTGACAGCGAACTTTCGATAGAATATAGTGATGAAGGCGAATTTATTGCTAAATGCTTCATAAATACAACATCAGATGGAGAATACGGGGTAAAATCTGCCGTAGATCCAAAAATAATTAAAAAAGACATTACAAACATTTTTGATTCATATGTAATTGACATAATACCAGAAATAACCATAATTAATCAAAAATCCGAGAAACCAGAACCGAACTATTCAGTAAATAAATACGAGATAGATCTTGAAAAAGAACTCAATAAAATAAAAACTAAACATTCAGAGAAGAAGAAAACAGAATCTGAACAATTGAAAGAAAAAATTGAACGCGGAATATATGAATATTTGGAAAATGTAAACGATATATCTGAATTTGAAGTTCATATGTCGCTAAATCAAGATAATGGGAATAAATGTAAGTGTTCAATAGTTGTAGTTCCTAAAAAATTGCTTGGATTTATAAAAGGAAGCTTAAATACGGATAAAATTAAAAAAGAAATTAGTGAAATTTTAACCATGAACAATGTCGAAATTGAATTTTTAAATATTACTGTTGAAAAATTCACTACCTCTTATAGCAAGTACCGATAA
- a CDS encoding helix-turn-helix transcriptional regulator, with product MKTRIKEYRAKYDMTQEELGKLVGVRRETISFLEKGKYNPSLKLAHLISKALNATIDELFIFENDE from the coding sequence ATGAAAACAAGAATAAAGGAATATCGGGCAAAGTACGACATGACTCAGGAAGAACTTGGAAAACTTGTTGGGGTTAGGAGAGAAACGATAAGTTTTCTCGAAAAAGGAAAATATAATCCTTCCTTAAAACTTGCCCATTTAATATCAAAAGCGCTGAATGCAACAATAGACGAACTGTTCATTTTTGAAAATGATGAATAA
- a CDS encoding rubredoxin-like domain-containing protein, whose translation MDKKFFECKVCGDIHWGKKAPNPCPTCMTKDSYVEITKEELPKKLGM comes from the coding sequence ATGGATAAAAAGTTTTTTGAATGCAAAGTTTGCGGGGATATTCACTGGGGTAAAAAAGCTCCAAATCCATGTCCTACGTGCATGACCAAAGATTCATATGTTGAAATTACAAAAGAAGAACTTCCAAAAAAACTTGGAATGTAG